The Desulfobacterales bacterium genomic interval TTTTCTTATAGCGAACGGTGTAGCGGACCCTGAGCCGCAGCCGTGACGGCAAAAGCGGAATTTGAAACAACTTCGGCAGGATATGCTTATGGATTCCGAATCGCCGTTGCGGCGAAGCGAGTTCCTGCTTGATAGCCTGTTTATGAACAGCCGGCCCTTTTCAATGGAGCGGCCGTTGGTAGAAGAAGACCCCTTTCCCGACAGGAGGGGGGGTACTGAATGTTTAGCCAAGGGAGGAGAAAGCAGATGATTGAACTTACCGAACTGGCGGCAAAAAAACTGTCCGCCTATCTTGCTGAAAACAACATTGACTCACCGGTGCGGGTGGCGGTGATGAACGGCTGCGGCGGTCCTTCACTGGGGCTGGCCATTGACCGGCGCAAAAAAGGCGACACTGCCGTGGACCTTGACGGCCTGCGGGTGATCATGGACACCACCCTGCTCAATGAATGCGGCCGGACCAGGGTTGATTTCAAGCCCCCGTCCGGTTGCAGCGGGGGCGGTTTCGTCGTTACCTCGGAGACGCCCCTGCCCGGCTCTGGCGACAACTGCGGCGGCTCCTGTTCGAGCAGCAGCTGCGGCTGTTGACAGTATTTATATGGTAATCACTCACCGGGTAAGCCCCGCCGGACTCCGGGTTGCCTGAACCATATTGCATTTCAGGAGATCTGGATCATGAAATCTTTTTTGTTTATATTGACCGGCGGTATGGGGAAATGGCCGCATCCGGAATGGATCGAGTCAAAATGATGCAACAGGGGCAAAGGTGCTGGCGCGCCCGGCGGTCTTCAAAACCGTGCGCCTGGTCTGCAAAACCAGGAGGAGGTTCGATTCCCCTTGCCCCTTCCATTAATGAAAATCTTTTCGCGCACCGGATTTTCTCCGGAACGACTTTCATATAACTCGAGGAAAAGGCAATGAATATTTTCAGGAAAAAAACCCTCACCAGCCTGGCCCGCACCTGCGGTTGAGCCGCCAAAATCGGTCCGACGGATCTGTCGGACGCGCTTGCCGGTCTTACCCGGCCCGATGATCCCGGCCTGCTGGTCGGTTTCGAGACCTCGGATGACGCTGCCGTCTACCGGCTTTCGGATGAAATCGCCATGATCAACACCGTGGATTTCATTACCCCGCCGGTGGATGATCCCTACTGGTTCGGCCAGATCTCGGCGGCCAATTCCATCTCGGACGTCTATTCCATGGGCGGCAGGCCGCTCACCGCATTAAACGTGGTGATGTTCCCGTCCAAACAACTGGATATGGGGTTGTTGAAGGAGATCCTGCGCGGCGGCCATGACAAGGTGAATGAGGCCGGGGCCTGCCTGGTGGGCGGCCATTCGGTCGACGACCGGGAGCCGAAGTACGGGCTCTGCGTAAGCGGGGTGGTACACCCGGAGCGGATCATCACCAATGCTGGGGCAAAGCCGGGCGACGCCTTGATCCTGACCAAGCCGCTGGGCTCCGGGGTGCTGTTCAACGCGGTGCGCTCCGGCAAGTTCCCTTTCCGGGAACTGGAACGGGATATCCTGCCCTCCCTGGCGGCGTTAAACGGACCGGCCATGGAAGCGGCCCTTAAGTTCGACCTGCATGCCTGTACCGACATCACCGGTTTCGGCATTCTCGGTCATCTGCTGGAAGTGGCCCATGGCAGTAATGTCAGGCTCATTGTCCGCTACCAGGATCTGCCCTTTTACCCGGGCGCGGCGGAAATGTACAAAAAAAGGGAAACCACCGGCAGCAACAAGGCCAACCGGACAATGGTGGCCCGGCATAAGCTTAAGATGATGACGCGGTTGTCAAAACAGCAGGATGAACTGCTGTATGATCCGCAGACCTCGGGCGGGCTGCTGCTCTCCCTGCCCGGCAGCCAGGCCGACGGACTGATCGCGGCCCTCAAGATTGCCGGTACTCCGGTCGCCGCCCGTATCGGTGAGGTGGTTGACGAGCCGACCGGCATCATTGTGGTGTGAAATGGTCCTTTTTGTCCATCGTGACGGCAATTTTAATAAGCGTCTGGATGCATTGCGCCGGGCCGGCGGCCATGCCGCCCTGGCCGCTGGAAACGCGGTTGAAATCATGGTTAATCTTGCCGATGGTTGCAAAGGTCTTGATCAGATCGGCCGGCAAACCAAATATGGCGAGGCCAGGATCAAGAATTGCCTGAAGTTCAACCTGGGCAACGGCTACCGTCTGATCTCGGTAAAAAATAATAATGCCATTCTGCTGTTGTACATCGGCACCCATGATGAGTGCGATGCCTGGCTCGAAAAGAACCGGGGCCGGATCTTTTCCCCCACAGGCGCTGATCCCGGACTGTTTACCCGGTCTGAACCGGGCGCTGAAACCAATGACCAGGGGAAACCGGAGAGTCATCAAAGGGATGAATATGAGGAACTGCTGATGGGCAAGATCAATGACCGGCTGCTGGAGAAGCTGTTTTGCGGCCTGCGCAAAAACAGCATCGCGCAAAGGCGTTAATAACCAGCATGGCCGGACCATATTGGCCAGCCACAACGAAACAATGAAAGGCGTCACTCCGGCATGGCCAGGACAGCACTTTGTGGCGATTTTCATATAAATGACAATCAACAACCTTTATTTCGCATAAGCTGGGATACAAACAACCGATACCCGCCAGCCGGTGCCATTAATAATATCTATTTAAACAGGACCGAGTTACCGGTAATCAGGGGCATGGAGAATGCCCGGGGAAAGGAATATGGATCTGCACCGGCTTGAAGTTTTCTGCAAGGTGGTGGAGCTGCAGAGCTTTACCAGGGCCGGGGAAGCGATTTATTTATCGCAGCCCACGGTAAGCGAGCATATCCGCAGCCTGGAGGAAACGCTGGACGAAAGGCTGGTTGACCGGCTCAACCGGAAGGTACTGCCCACTCCGGCCGGCCGGATCCTCTATCAATATGCCCGGCGGATCCTGCGGCTGCGGCAGGAGGCGATGCAGGCGATCAAGGCCTATCGGGGGAAGATCGCCGGTCTTCTCGCGCTGGGGGCCGGCACCATCCCGGGGACATATTACCTGCCCGAGTGCATCGGTGTTTTCAAGCGCAGCTATCCGGCCCTGCAGATCAATCTGAAGATCTCCGGCTCCCGCCTGGTTGCCGACGAGGTGCTCCAGGGAGACCTGGAAGCAGGGGTTATCGGCGCCAGGTGGAGCGATTCCGGCCTGGAATGGGAAGAGATCTTTTTCGATGAACTGGTGCTCACGGTTTTTCCGCAACATCGCTGGGCTGAACGGGAAAGCATCGTTCTGAGCGAACTGGAACGGGAACCGTTCATCCTCCGGGAGCGCTACTCCGGCACCCGCAAGGTTATGACCGATATCCTGGAACGGCACGGTTTCAAGCTGAACCGTCTCGGCGTGGTTGCGGAAATGAGCGCCACCGAGGCGGTGCGGCAGAGCATCAAGGCGGAGATCGGGGTTTCGATCCTCTCCCGCCAGGCGATATCCGCGGACCTCGAGTCCGGGGCCCTGAAGGTCGTCACCATCAAGGGGATCGAGTTCTTTCGCCCCTTTTATCTTATAACGCCCCGCAACAGGGAACTTTCGCCCGGCTGCGCCATTTTCCTGGATCACCTGCGGGCTGAAAGCAAGGTCCTGTTTCACGGGGTGGTATAGGCCGCGCCTCCGGGGCCCGTAAGGAAACAACCCGGCTGATCCCGCATCTTATCCCTGGCAAGCGACAATCGCCTTTTCCTATCCGGCCCTGCCGGCAGAATCAATATTATCTATTTGTGTTATGGGCCCGGCGCTGTAAAGCTCCCAGCTGTGCATCCGGCAGGCCCATCGGCCGCGGCCGCACCAGGGCCGGCGGGAATTGACCTGACAGGCATTATCAGCCCGTTTTTCGAGCACAAGGCAGCAGGCGCGGGTCATTGCTCTGTTGCGGCGGGTCGCTGCTGAGAAACGCGGGCTGGCAAGGGGGGGGGGGTGAAACGCGTTGTTATTCTGGGAGGGGGCAGCGCCGGGCTAATGGCTGCCAATCGATTGCGAAGGGCATTCCGGCGGGATGACCTGGAGCTGACCGTGATCGAAAGAAGGCGGCGGCATATCTTTCAGCCCGGCTTTACTCTGCTGGTATTCGGCCTGGAAGAACCGGAAAATCTCATCCGGCCGACCCGGGACCTTTTGCTGCCCGGGGTGAAGCTGATGACCGATTCGGTGGTCAAGGTCGAGCCCGAGGAAAAAAAGGTCCTGACCGAAAAAAGCGGTGATGTCCGGTACGATTATCTGGTGATCTGCACCGGGGCC includes:
- a CDS encoding IscA/HesB family protein, which translates into the protein MIELTELAAKKLSAYLAENNIDSPVRVAVMNGCGGPSLGLAIDRRKKGDTAVDLDGLRVIMDTTLLNECGRTRVDFKPPSGCSGGGFVVTSETPLPGSGDNCGGSCSSSSCGC
- the selD gene encoding selenide, water dikinase SelD translates to MSDALAGLTRPDDPGLLVGFETSDDAAVYRLSDEIAMINTVDFITPPVDDPYWFGQISAANSISDVYSMGGRPLTALNVVMFPSKQLDMGLLKEILRGGHDKVNEAGACLVGGHSVDDREPKYGLCVSGVVHPERIITNAGAKPGDALILTKPLGSGVLFNAVRSGKFPFRELERDILPSLAALNGPAMEAALKFDLHACTDITGFGILGHLLEVAHGSNVRLIVRYQDLPFYPGAAEMYKKRETTGSNKANRTMVARHKLKMMTRLSKQQDELLYDPQTSGGLLLSLPGSQADGLIAALKIAGTPVAARIGEVVDEPTGIIVV
- a CDS encoding LysR family transcriptional regulator, which gives rise to MPGERNMDLHRLEVFCKVVELQSFTRAGEAIYLSQPTVSEHIRSLEETLDERLVDRLNRKVLPTPAGRILYQYARRILRLRQEAMQAIKAYRGKIAGLLALGAGTIPGTYYLPECIGVFKRSYPALQINLKISGSRLVADEVLQGDLEAGVIGARWSDSGLEWEEIFFDELVLTVFPQHRWAERESIVLSELEREPFILRERYSGTRKVMTDILERHGFKLNRLGVVAEMSATEAVRQSIKAEIGVSILSRQAISADLESGALKVVTIKGIEFFRPFYLITPRNRELSPGCAIFLDHLRAESKVLFHGVV